The DNA sequence CTTGGCACACTGGTGCTTCAGCTGGTTGGCCCGCGGGAAGAAATTGCGGCAGCGGAAACGTATATCCAAAAATCGGATGTTGACTTTGAGGAGGTAGCCGTATGATTGACCTTGACATACCAAATGAAAAAATCCTGCTGGCGGCACAGCAGACTATTTATATGGTCGGCATTGCTTTAATTATCGGCACCATTCTTGGCGCCGCCATGGCAGTTATCCTTGTGCTGACTCGAAAAGGCGGCATCCGCCCAAACAAAATCGTGTACGGCATTCTGAATGCTGTCATTAACGTGGTGCGCAGTATTCCGTTTATTATCTTAATGGTTTTTATTATGCCGCTGACGAAGGCTATTGTTGGCACACGTATCGGTACAACAGCCGCCATTGTTCCATTGGTCGTGTTCATTGCTCCGTACCTTGCGCGTTTGCTGGAAAGTTCCTTACTGGAAGTAAACCGTGGCATTGTAGAAGCGGCGCAGTCTATGGGTGCCACCACATTTCAAATCATCTGGCATTTCCTGTTGCCGGAATCCAGCGGTTCGCTTATCCTTGCATTGACTAACGGCGCCATTGGCCTTTTGGGTGCCACCGCAATGGCGGGTGCTATCGGTGCAGGCGGTGTTGGTGACTTGGCGCTAACCTACGGCTATGAGCGTATGAATTTCCCGCTGATGCTGTTCACTATCATTGTGCTCATTGTTTTTGTGCAGCTGATTCAAGTGCTGGGAAACTTTCTTTCCCGCAGGCTGCGGCATAAATAAACAGCAAAACAGGAAGCAACAAGACAGAGAGAACCTGCAAGGAAGGTTCTCAAGACTTTTTACAACGCAAAGTCATGATATAAAAATGCACATTTTCAAAACACAGAAGAAATTTGAGAGGAGAGGTATTTCATTATGAAAAAGGATTTTATCATCCGTAAAATTACCGCACTCGGACTTGCTGCATTGTTTGCGTCCGTTTCCCTTACCGGCTGCGGTGAAACTGCCTTCTCGTCGTCCGGAAGCACTGCTTCTACCGCGCAGGCAAAAAAGGAATTAAAATTCAGTAAATCGCAGGGGCCGTACAGCGAACTTTTCCAAAAAGGAGTTCAGCCCATTCTGGAGAAAAAAGGATACAAAATTAACGCCGTCGATATGTCTGACCTTTCGCAGGCCGATTCTGCTCTAAATGACGGCGAGGTTGACTTTAATGTAGAACAGCATGTAACCTATATGAACAATTTTAACAAAACGCAAAACGGACATCTTGCGGCGGTCACACCGATTCCAACGGTTCCGGCCGGTATCTATTCCGGTTCCAAAACTGCGCTGAAACAGCTTACCGATGGATCCAAGATTGCTGTTCCAAATGACGCTGCCAACACCGCACGCGCCTATGTGCTGCTGCAGAAAGCTGGATGGATTAAACTGAAAGCCGGTATAGAACCTACCAAGGCCACACAGGAGGATATTGCAGAAAACCCGTACCACATCCAGTTTGTAGAAATGAAATCCCTAAATATTCCATCTGTGCGCTCCGATTTTGATTTCATTGTTATTACCGGCTCTATCGTATACAATGCAAAAATTGACCCCTCCACCGCACTGCTTGAGGAGGACATTCTGCCCGACCTGATGCTGCATCTGGTTGTAAAAGATTCCGATGAAAACAGCCAGTGGGCAAAGGATATTGCCGCCGCTTACCAGTCTGATGAATTTAAGACCTACCTCGACAAAAACAACAACGGTCTGTGGACGGTACCTGATTACAGCAAGAAATAAAGCACGCTTCTAACACACTTTTCCATATTATTCTCAAAACGAAGCGACAACCGCAATACTCGAAAACTGCGGCTGCCGCTTCGTTTTGTTGTCTTTATGGGAGCTTGTACTACTTTGGCGGTTTCGTTCGCCGCCATGTTTGGAACGTTGGAGCAAAATCCACCATAAGCAAAAATTTTTAAATTTTCGCTGTCATGAGTTTCTGTGTAACTTTCGCCGCTTTCTGCAAATCTTTCGTGGTTGTGTATTCATCGCAGGAATGGCAGCGATACATGGCACTGGAAATGACCAGCCCCGAAATGCCGTGCCGCGCAAACTGGTTTGCGTCACTGCCGCCAAAGGTACGAAATAGATTTAGCTCCACGCCGGATGCGCGGCAGGCAGCGGCATAGCGCTGCACAACCGGATGACTCTTGGAAATTTCATAGGCATAGCAGCCAAAGCGGCTGCTGACACGGCAGGACGCGCCGAATGATTTTGCAGCATTCTGAAACACGGTAATCACATTTTGCAGAACCCGCTCGGCAGTTTGGTGGGAGTAGGAGCGCAGTTCTCCGCTGACTACGCATTTATCCGGTACAATGTTGGTTGCTGTTCCGCCTTGAATGGTGCCGATATTCAGCGTTGTTTCTTCATCCGATTTTCCCATTTTCAACTTGCTGACTGCCAAGGCCGCCGCCGCAACCGCATGAATACCCTCCTGCGGGGCAAATCCGGCATGCGCGGCCTTGCCGGTCAGCTCAAACGTAAAGGAGCAGATGGTGGGTGCGGCATAAGCTGCGCCACCCACCGCGCCGCTGAGGTCAAGCACATAGGCTTCCTTTGCGTGGACCTTGCTGTAATCGAATACTTCACTGCCGCAGTCATAGGGTTCTTCCGCAATCGTGAATAGAATCTCCAGTGGGCGATGGGGAAGAGAGTCCTCTTTGATGGATTCCAGTGCCTCCAGAATGATGGAAAGCCCGCTGACATCATCCGCACCAAGCACGGTAGTGCCATCGCTGGTGATGGTGCCATCCGGGTGAACCGTTGCTTTTTTCCCAAGTGCTGGTGCCACAGTATCCATATGCGCAGCAAACAAAAGCGGCTCACCCTCCTGCGTGCCGGGCAGGGTTGCCAGCAGGTTGCCGGCGGTGCCATTTGTCTTTTTGGCGGCATCATCCTCCACAACGGTCAGCCCCAATTCTTGTAGGCGTTTTGTCAGGAAGTCCGTCATGGCGCGTTCCCCAAAAGACGGGCTGTCAATTTTCGTCAAGCTGCAAAAGGCTTCTGTAATTCTTTTTTGGCATATCATTGTGTACCACTCCTGACAATCTAAATTATAAGCAAAATGGTAATATATAAATTTATATATGATTGTATATACTTGCAGGAAATTTGTCAAGTAAGTGCAGAAAACTTTTTATGCCATACGGTAAAGCTGACAAAACTGTACACGCGAACATGGCATTTGATATTTCACGGTGATTTCGTGACAGCATAGAAAACACCCCCAAAGTAGTTACAGCATACCATACTGTTTCACTTTGGGGGTGCAGTTCAAAACGGGCTTTTGTATGTGCATCATTTAAAGAGAGGAGTCATGCGGAGAGGGCGGCCCTTCTTCTTTTACGGCCAAACCCTTTTTTTTGCTGTCACGCAGCGGAGATGAGGTATCCACCAGAATGATGTCCTGCCCAATCAGCCGAATGTCCGACCACGGCACAATTTTGTCGTCTTCCCGGCCGAACAAACCGAAAAAGCGCAGCCTGCCGTAAATGACCAGCGCCAGCACCGAGGCCGTGTCGGTGTCAATTTCCACATCCCCAACATTTCCCAGACGGGTTCCGTCACGTACATTGATTACTTCCTTGCGGTGCAGGTCATATACTCTGCTGTGCAACGCAAATCACCTCTTATCAATGCCTATGCAAAAGGGATATGGAAAATGCCGGGAAGGTCATTCCCTTGTCCGGCTTACTGTTACACAGTGGCGGCCAAGCTGATTGTAGCGTTCTTCGGTCAGCTGCCGTGTCAGGCGGGTGGGACCGGCGGTGTTTTCCGGGTCCTCCAGCCAGCAGCAGGTTTGGTCATAGCCGACCAGAACCATGCAGTCGGTGTTCCTTGGCCAGCAGCAGGTGCCACCCTCCGGTGTATTCCATTTGAGCGGGACAGAGGGCTTGTCCATATTGACCGTTGCCCACAAAAGCACCGGTTCACCATTCGCAACATATTTTTGCAGAAGACTGTCCAGTGAGGCACCGGTTGCGTCCTTTGCCCGCAGCTGCGGCGGCAGCAGCTGGGATAGCGACGCGGCGACAGGATCGGCAAAACAGCCGGCACTGCCTTTTTTGCGCGGGTTACCGGCAAAGGCCGTATTGGGGTTTGGACCGAGCAGACCACCGCTTTTTGCCTGTTGCAGCGGTGCCTTTTGCAGAGAAGACACGACGCTGTCCAAACTAGCCGGAATGCCCCAGTAGTGCAGCAGCATCAGCTCACTGACAGATTCACTGCCGCACGGCAGCAGGTTCGTGGCGCTGCAGTAGGGAAGCTGCAGCTGCAGTGAAACAGGCGGCGTTCCGGGGCGGCTTCCCTTTTCACTGCCGGTTCGGGGCATTGCGCTGGCATGGAAAAATCCCAGTGTGCCGAAACCGACGGTACTTACCAGAAGAAGGCTTAAGCATTTGCGGCGCAGACGCGCGGCACATTCCTTCGGGGAATTGCGGCGGCCATAGTGCAGCATTTGTTTTTGCTGTATCCATTTTTTTCTCAGCAGAATCCAGACGTTTCGCATTTTGTCCATCAACTCCTGCCTGCTATTCTACAGGATTTTTTGGATAAAAAGCATCGCTTTTTGTCAGAGCAGCAAAAGGGCCGGTCCTTTTTCAAAATTGGCCCCATATGCGGTTTATCTGGAGGAGGGATAGAGCGTACCGGCGTTTTTCCCGGAAGAGGAAGGGCTGCTGTCCATAGAAGATTTCTGCGGCTATCCACTCTGCTGGGTGCTGCCGGACTACCCATTCTGCGGGGCAGTTCTCTGTTGTACTGCTGGCAGCGGATTTTCGAATTGCCTGTGTGATGCAGCTCTGCCCGATGTTCCAGAGATCCAAGAAAAAGGACAGTGCAAGGATGCCCAAAAGAACCCAGAACGCGGGCCCGGCCCGCCATATTTTTGCTTTTTCCTGCAATCATCATTTCTTCATGCGGGTTCCCAAAAAACGGAGATTCACGATTCAATCATGAGCACAGCGGGCAGGAAAGACCATTTGCTGGTTTTTATCGTAAAGAAACTGCCTGACCATTAACGGGACATCAGGAGAATTTACAGGTCCCTTTTCACCTTTTGTAGGGCGGCTTTTTCCAGCCGAGAAACCTGTGCCTGGCTGATGCCGATTTCCTTTGCAACTTCCATTTGTGTTTTTCCGTGAAAGAAACGCATGGACAGAATGTTTTTTTCTCGGTCCGAAAGATCATGAATAGCCTGTTTCAGGATAATTTCATCAATCCAATTATTGTCATCGTTGTTATCGCCCACCTGGTCCATGACATAAATGGTATCCCCGCCATCCGAAAAAACCGGTTCATATAAGGAAATAGGGTCCACAACGGATTCCAGTGCCAGCACAATATCCTCCCGCTTTATATCCAAAATGGCGGCCAGCTCGTCCGTGGTTGGTTCCCGGTCGTGCTTGGTGAGGAACGCTTCTTTCGCCTTCATGGCTTTGTAGGCAGTGTCGCGCAGGGAGCGCGAAACACGGATGGAGTTGTTGTCCCGCAGATATCGCCGGATTTCACCGATAATCATAGGAACCCCGTAGGTTGAAAAGCGGACACCCTGGCTGGTATCGAAGTGGTCAATAGCTTTCATCAGGCCAATACAGCCGACCTGAAACAGGTCGTCCAGGTTTTCACCTCGGTTGGTGAAACGCTGGATAACGCTTAGCACCAGACGAAGGTTGCCGCGAATCAGCTTATCACGGGCGCTTTTGTCACCAGCGTGCATTTTTTTAAGCAAATCCATTTTTTCGGCCTCTGTCAGTACCTTGAGGTCCGCGGTGTTGACACCGCAGATTTCCACTTTATTGTTCTGCATCTTACCGCTCCCTTCCAGTTGCAGTATTGCCTGTACGGGGCGGCAGTATGCGGGAAAGGCCGATTGACCCCAAAAAGTGGATATGATATACTATAAAAGTTTGAAAGAATACGGAGAAAACCGCGGAAAAGACGCAGCAGGAGGCGGAATCTGCGGAAAATTTTAAAGGGGTAAACGTGAAATTTATCATACCGGACTATGTACAGAAAACTTTAATATCCCTGCGAACTGCCGGCTGGCAGGCGTGTCTGGTAGGCGGCTGTGTGCGGGATACACTGCTGCACCGGACACCGAATGACTGGGACATCGCGTCGGCCAGCACACCGGGACAGACGGAGTGTGCCCTGGCTGCATTTCCTTGTCTGGAAACAGGCGTACAGCATGGCACGGTTACGGTCTTGTCGGACGGACACCCCGTGGAGGTGACCACTTTCCGTACGGACGGGACCTACAGTGACAACCGCCGCCCGGACAGCGTTTCTTTTACCCGGAGCCTGCCGGAGGATTTGCGCCGAAGGGATTTTACCATCAACGCCATGGCATGGGACAATGGAACGCTGGTGGATTTATTCGGCGGATTTTCGGACCTAAAGGCGGGCGTTGTCCGATGCGTCGGCAGCCCGGACGTTCGTTTTCAGGAGGACGGCCTGCGCATTCTGCGGGCACTGCGCTTTGCCAGTGTGCTGGATTTTTCCATTGCGCCGGAAACAACGGCGGCTGTGCACCGGCAGCGGGGCCTGCTAAAAAAGATTGCTGCGGAACGCATTGGCGCGGAACTGGGCAAGCTGTTGTGCGGGCCGGGTGCCGCGCGTGTGCTGCGGGATTTTTCTGATGTGTTGTTTACCATTCTTCCGGAACTTGCCCCACAAAAAGGATGCCCACAGCGTAGCCCTTATCACAGCTATGACGTTTGGGAACATACACTGCACGCCGTACAGGCCGCGCCGCCGGAGGTGCCAATAAGGTTGACAATGCTGCTGCATGATATAGGAAAACCGGCCTGCCATACAACCGATGAAACCGGAACAGACCATTTTTATCGTCATGAATCTGTTGGTTCAGAGATGGTTGGTCCGGTCCTAAAGCGTCTGCGTTGTTCAGCAAAGCTGAGCCGCCAGGTACAGGAGGGAATACGCCGCCATATGCTGTTCATGGAACCGGACGAGCATATTCTAAAACGGCGGCTGCGACAGTTTGGTCCGAACTTCTGCCTGTTTCTATTACAGGTGCAGCGGGCGGATACAGCGGCACAGTCTGCGGCGGTGCAGGACCGCCTACGGGTGCTGGACCAAACGGAAGCACTGCTGCGAAAGCTGCTGCAGCAGCAGGCCTGTTTTTCACGTGCGCAGCTGGCGGTAAAGGGAAATGACCTGACAGCGCTGGGGCTGCACGGCGCGGAAGTTGGGGAAGCGCTGTCATTCCTGCTGGAAGCGGTCATTTCCGGGCGGTGCCCCAATGAAAAACAAGCGCTGCTGACCATTTGGCAGGAAAAATCGCAAATGTAGAGGGTATTAAAAATGTCACTGATTGCTGTGAAAAATGGAATATGTTATAATAAAAGGAATTTGTTTTGAGGCAGACGGATAAAAAGACTTTGCACCAACAGGCGGGAGGAAAAAGAATGGAACGTGTAGCGGTTTTAATTCCTTGCTACAATGAAGCAAAAACGATAGAAAAGGTGGTCCGGGACTATCACGAAAGCCTGCCGGATGCCGATATTTATGTATATGACAATAATTCCACAGACCATACGGCGGAGCTTGCGGAAAAGGCGGGCGCCATTGTGCGGCATGAATATCGGCAGGGCAAGGGCAACGTGATGCGTACCATGTTCCAAGAAGTAGAAGCCGACTGCTACCTGATTACGGACGGCGATGATACCTATCCTCCCGAAAAGGCACCAGAAATGGTGCGGATGATTCTGGACGGCAAAGCGGATATGGTCAACGGTGACCGGCTGTCCTCTACCTACTTTGAGGAAAACAAGCGTCCGTTCCATAATGCGGGCAACGTAATGGTGCGCAGCCTTATCAACCGAATCTTCCATACCGATGTGCACGATATTATGACCGGAATGCGCGCTTTCAGCCGTGTTTTTATCAAAAACTTCCCGATCCTTTCCCAGGGATTTGAAATCGAAACGGAAATGACGATTTACGCGGTCGAGCGCAACTTCATCATTCGGGAGATACCGATTGCTTATCGGGACCGGCCAAACGGCAGTGTGTCGAAGCTGGATACCTACTCGGACGGTTTTCGTGTGCTGCGTACCATTTTTCGCCTTTTTCGCGATTATAAGCCGCTTTTATTCTTTGGAATTTTTTCTCTGCTTTTTTTGATTGTTTCCCTATGCTGTTTTATTCCCGTTGTGCATGAATATTTTATGACCGGCTTAGTACCGCGTTTCCCAACACTGATTGTCGGTTCTACATTTGGTATTTGCGCGTTGCTGTCCCTTTTCTCCGGCATTATTTTGGAGGTTTCGGTGAAACAGCGCAGCCGCATTATTGAAATGCTGACGAATTTATCTATGGAGATGAACAAGCATGGAGAAAAGTAACTCCCCTGTTTCTGTGCCGTGTGGAATAGCGGCCGCGGTGTGCAGTGTATTTTTAGCAGCAGTGACACTGTGCTTTTTTCGGGCACCGCTGTTCCTGCTGCTTCCCGCGGCCGCGGGACTGTTCCTATTGCTGCGGCAGATAAGTCAGGTACATAACCGGCGGCTGTTTGTCTGCAATGCGATCTTTTCTTTGCTGCTGGCGATTTCCTTTATCGCCGGAAATAAAGCAAACCTGCAGAGTGGTCAGACAATGTCTTCGTTCCTGCACAATGACCTGCTTCCTTTGGCGGCGCTGGGAGCGGTGTTTTTCATCTGCTTCTCCTGTATGTCGGATTTTATAGGCCGTCATCCGGTGCATTTGTGCCGCAAAAGGCGGCGGCTTTCTCCGGGAAAAATGTGGCTGGCATCCACTCTCGTTTTGTTTTTCAGCTGGATTCCCTGTTTGTTTGTCTTTTATCCCGGAAACATTTCGGGTGATTCTGTGGCTTGTATTGCTTGCGCGCTGGGAAAGGTGCCGCTTTCCAACCAACAGCCGCTTCTGTATATTTTGCTGATACGGCCGGTCCTGCAGTTTGCGTTTGCCATTGGCAGGGACATCAATTTTGGTGCAGCACTGTTCCTGACACTGCAGACCGCGGTAATGGCCGTGGTTATTGGCTACTTCTTTTGCTGGCTTACCCAAAAAGGTGCGGCGCCGTGGATTCAAATTCTGTGTATGGCTTATTTTGTGCTGAACCCGGTTTTTTCGATTTATGCGGTGACCATGTGGA is a window from the Caproicibacterium lactatifermentans genome containing:
- a CDS encoding methionine ABC transporter permease, producing the protein MIDLDIPNEKILLAAQQTIYMVGIALIIGTILGAAMAVILVLTRKGGIRPNKIVYGILNAVINVVRSIPFIILMVFIMPLTKAIVGTRIGTTAAIVPLVVFIAPYLARLLESSLLEVNRGIVEAAQSMGATTFQIIWHFLLPESSGSLILALTNGAIGLLGATAMAGAIGAGGVGDLALTYGYERMNFPLMLFTIIVLIVFVQLIQVLGNFLSRRLRHK
- a CDS encoding MetQ/NlpA family ABC transporter substrate-binding protein, whose amino-acid sequence is MKKDFIIRKITALGLAALFASVSLTGCGETAFSSSGSTASTAQAKKELKFSKSQGPYSELFQKGVQPILEKKGYKINAVDMSDLSQADSALNDGEVDFNVEQHVTYMNNFNKTQNGHLAAVTPIPTVPAGIYSGSKTALKQLTDGSKIAVPNDAANTARAYVLLQKAGWIKLKAGIEPTKATQEDIAENPYHIQFVEMKSLNIPSVRSDFDFIVITGSIVYNAKIDPSTALLEEDILPDLMLHLVVKDSDENSQWAKDIAAAYQSDEFKTYLDKNNNGLWTVPDYSKK
- a CDS encoding M20/M25/M40 family metallo-hydrolase, with the translated sequence MICQKRITEAFCSLTKIDSPSFGERAMTDFLTKRLQELGLTVVEDDAAKKTNGTAGNLLATLPGTQEGEPLLFAAHMDTVAPALGKKATVHPDGTITSDGTTVLGADDVSGLSIILEALESIKEDSLPHRPLEILFTIAEEPYDCGSEVFDYSKVHAKEAYVLDLSGAVGGAAYAAPTICSFTFELTGKAAHAGFAPQEGIHAVAAAALAVSKLKMGKSDEETTLNIGTIQGGTATNIVPDKCVVSGELRSYSHQTAERVLQNVITVFQNAAKSFGASCRVSSRFGCYAYEISKSHPVVQRYAAACRASGVELNLFRTFGGSDANQFARHGISGLVISSAMYRCHSCDEYTTTKDLQKAAKVTQKLMTAKI
- a CDS encoding YlmC/YmxH family sporulation protein, which codes for MHSRVYDLHRKEVINVRDGTRLGNVGDVEIDTDTASVLALVIYGRLRFFGLFGREDDKIVPWSDIRLIGQDIILVDTSSPLRDSKKKGLAVKEEGPPSPHDSSL
- a CDS encoding C39 family peptidase — encoded protein: MDKMRNVWILLRKKWIQQKQMLHYGRRNSPKECAARLRRKCLSLLLVSTVGFGTLGFFHASAMPRTGSEKGSRPGTPPVSLQLQLPYCSATNLLPCGSESVSELMLLHYWGIPASLDSVVSSLQKAPLQQAKSGGLLGPNPNTAFAGNPRKKGSAGCFADPVAASLSQLLPPQLRAKDATGASLDSLLQKYVANGEPVLLWATVNMDKPSVPLKWNTPEGGTCCWPRNTDCMVLVGYDQTCCWLEDPENTAGPTRLTRQLTEERYNQLGRHCVTVSRTRE
- the sigG gene encoding RNA polymerase sporulation sigma factor SigG, coding for MQNNKVEICGVNTADLKVLTEAEKMDLLKKMHAGDKSARDKLIRGNLRLVLSVIQRFTNRGENLDDLFQVGCIGLMKAIDHFDTSQGVRFSTYGVPMIIGEIRRYLRDNNSIRVSRSLRDTAYKAMKAKEAFLTKHDREPTTDELAAILDIKREDIVLALESVVDPISLYEPVFSDGGDTIYVMDQVGDNNDDNNWIDEIILKQAIHDLSDREKNILSMRFFHGKTQMEVAKEIGISQAQVSRLEKAALQKVKRDL
- a CDS encoding CCA tRNA nucleotidyltransferase produces the protein MKFIIPDYVQKTLISLRTAGWQACLVGGCVRDTLLHRTPNDWDIASASTPGQTECALAAFPCLETGVQHGTVTVLSDGHPVEVTTFRTDGTYSDNRRPDSVSFTRSLPEDLRRRDFTINAMAWDNGTLVDLFGGFSDLKAGVVRCVGSPDVRFQEDGLRILRALRFASVLDFSIAPETTAAVHRQRGLLKKIAAERIGAELGKLLCGPGAARVLRDFSDVLFTILPELAPQKGCPQRSPYHSYDVWEHTLHAVQAAPPEVPIRLTMLLHDIGKPACHTTDETGTDHFYRHESVGSEMVGPVLKRLRCSAKLSRQVQEGIRRHMLFMEPDEHILKRRLRQFGPNFCLFLLQVQRADTAAQSAAVQDRLRVLDQTEALLRKLLQQQACFSRAQLAVKGNDLTALGLHGAEVGEALSFLLEAVISGRCPNEKQALLTIWQEKSQM
- a CDS encoding glycosyltransferase family 2 protein, producing the protein MERVAVLIPCYNEAKTIEKVVRDYHESLPDADIYVYDNNSTDHTAELAEKAGAIVRHEYRQGKGNVMRTMFQEVEADCYLITDGDDTYPPEKAPEMVRMILDGKADMVNGDRLSSTYFEENKRPFHNAGNVMVRSLINRIFHTDVHDIMTGMRAFSRVFIKNFPILSQGFEIETEMTIYAVERNFIIREIPIAYRDRPNGSVSKLDTYSDGFRVLRTIFRLFRDYKPLLFFGIFSLLFLIVSLCCFIPVVHEYFMTGLVPRFPTLIVGSTFGICALLSLFSGIILEVSVKQRSRIIEMLTNLSMEMNKHGEK